The following coding sequences are from one Pseudomonas oryzae window:
- a CDS encoding DUF2388 domain-containing protein: MRRSLIAASLVLLAAGSAQAQTLVATSNIVVRALERSFDFTSDTTTSLRDMKLVQAARDDAASFVASAGAIRGAQLEAALQVVRERVPEARQASDAELAQALLAL; encoded by the coding sequence ATGCGCCGTTCCCTGATCGCCGCCTCCCTCGTCCTGCTCGCCGCCGGCAGCGCCCAGGCCCAGACCCTGGTCGCCACCAGCAACATCGTCGTCCGCGCCCTCGAGCGCAGCTTCGACTTCACCTCCGACACCACCACCTCGCTGCGCGACATGAAGCTGGTGCAGGCCGCCCGCGACGACGCCGCCAGCTTCGTCGCCAGCGCAGGCGCGATCCGTGGCGCCCAGCTGGAAGCCGCCCTGCAGGTGGTGCGCGAGCGCGTGCCGGAAGCCCGCCAGGCCAGCGACGCCGAACTGGCGCAGGCCCTGCTCGCCCTGTGA
- a CDS encoding DUF2388 domain-containing protein, translated as MPRLTLLAGAALLTLAGHASATSFVATTDTLGGLTANASESTSDISSSFNDDKIVLAARDDAASFVASQGQIRGARLEAALRHIRQQAPQLQADDLQLARAILTL; from the coding sequence ATGCCCCGTCTCACCCTGCTCGCCGGCGCCGCCCTGCTGACCCTGGCCGGCCACGCCTCCGCCACCAGCTTCGTCGCCACCACCGACACCCTGGGTGGCCTGACCGCCAACGCCAGCGAAAGCACCAGCGACATCTCCTCCTCGTTCAACGACGACAAGATCGTCCTCGCCGCCCGCGACGACGCCGCCAGTTTCGTCGCCAGCCAGGGCCAGATCCGTGGCGCCCGCCTGGAAGCCGCGCTGCGCCATATCCGCCAGCAGGCCCCGCAGCTGCAGGCCGACGACCTGCAGCTGGCGCGCGCCATCCTCACCCTGTAA
- a CDS encoding acetyl-CoA hydrolase/transferase family protein: MSQYPDRIRLQSLTDKITTAAEAAKLVKNGMTVGMSGFTRAGEAKALPVALAERARSEELKITLITGASLGNDLDKLMAESGLLARRMPFQSDAGLRKAINTGEVMFIDQHLSDTAEQLRGGSLKPVDVAIIEACAITEEGGIVPTTSVGNSATFGATADKVIIELNLAHPLALEGLHDIYFPEKRPNRKPIPLVNGQDRIGLPYIPVDPAKIAAIVITDQEDSYSNVLPPDDETQAIANHLIAFLEKEVEAGHMTNSLLPLQAGVGTIANAVMNGLLKSNFSGLTMYSEVLQDSTFELFDAGKLTAASGCSFTLSEKMCHHVLANLDKYKDKLVLRPQELSNHPEIVRRLGIIGINTALEFDIYGNVNSTHVNGTHMMNGLGGSGDFTRNAHLAIFVTKSVAKGGAISSVVPMTPHVDHNEHDVDILVTEIGLADLRGLAPRERAQLIINNCVHPDFRPAMQDYFDRACATVGGQTPHILSEAFSWHINMQQTGHMLGNK; encoded by the coding sequence ATGTCCCAGTACCCTGATCGTATTCGTCTGCAGTCCCTGACCGACAAAATCACCACCGCAGCCGAAGCTGCCAAGCTGGTCAAGAACGGCATGACCGTCGGCATGAGCGGTTTCACCCGCGCCGGCGAAGCCAAGGCCCTGCCGGTCGCCCTCGCCGAGCGCGCCCGCAGCGAAGAGCTGAAGATCACCCTGATCACCGGTGCCAGCCTGGGCAACGATCTGGACAAGCTGATGGCCGAATCCGGCCTGCTGGCCCGCCGCATGCCCTTCCAGTCCGACGCCGGCCTGCGCAAGGCGATCAACACCGGCGAGGTGATGTTCATCGACCAGCACCTGTCCGACACCGCCGAACAACTGCGCGGCGGCAGCCTGAAGCCGGTCGACGTGGCCATCATCGAGGCCTGCGCCATCACCGAGGAAGGCGGCATCGTGCCGACCACCTCCGTGGGCAACTCCGCCACCTTCGGCGCCACCGCCGACAAGGTCATCATCGAGCTGAACCTGGCCCACCCGCTGGCCCTGGAAGGCCTGCACGACATCTACTTCCCGGAGAAGCGCCCGAACCGCAAGCCGATCCCGCTGGTCAACGGCCAGGACCGCATCGGCCTGCCGTACATCCCGGTCGACCCGGCCAAGATCGCCGCCATCGTCATCACCGACCAGGAAGACTCCTACTCCAACGTCCTGCCGCCGGATGACGAGACCCAGGCCATCGCCAACCACCTGATCGCCTTCCTCGAGAAGGAAGTGGAAGCCGGCCACATGACCAACAGCCTGCTGCCGCTGCAGGCCGGTGTCGGCACCATCGCCAACGCCGTGATGAACGGCCTGCTGAAGTCCAACTTCAGCGGCCTGACCATGTACTCCGAGGTGCTGCAGGACTCCACCTTCGAACTGTTCGACGCCGGCAAGCTGACCGCCGCCTCGGGCTGCTCCTTCACCCTGTCCGAGAAGATGTGCCACCACGTGCTGGCCAACCTGGACAAGTACAAGGACAAGCTGGTGCTGCGTCCGCAGGAGCTGTCCAACCATCCGGAGATCGTCCGTCGCCTCGGCATCATCGGCATCAACACCGCGCTGGAGTTCGACATCTACGGCAACGTCAACTCCACCCACGTCAACGGCACCCACATGATGAACGGCCTCGGCGGTTCGGGCGACTTCACCCGCAACGCCCACCTGGCCATCTTCGTCACCAAGTCCGTGGCCAAGGGCGGCGCCATCTCCAGCGTCGTGCCGATGACCCCGCACGTCGACCACAACGAGCACGACGTCGACATCCTGGTCACCGAGATCGGCCTGGCCGACCTGCGCGGCCTGGCCCCGCGCGAGCGCGCCCAGCTGATCATCAACAACTGCGTGCACCCGGACTTCCGCCCGGCCATGCAGGACTACTTCGACCGCGCCTGTGCCACCGTCGGCGGCCAGACCCCGCACATCCTGAGCGAGGCCTTCTCCTGGCACATCAACATGCAGCAGACCGGCCACATGCTGGGCAACAAGTGA